In Scophthalmus maximus strain ysfricsl-2021 chromosome 13, ASM2237912v1, whole genome shotgun sequence, the genomic window GTTGGTGTAGCCATCAATTTCCTTGGATTTGTCCATTACCAGCTATTTCAGTTTGCATAAATGCGACCACGTCTCGTGTGGTTTCTCCGTCTGAACAGACACAGTTTTGGCACAATGTCCTAGTACTGATTACGACACTGTGTTAATGCTCTACAAGAGAAAGAATGTTCTTGTTACTAAAACTAACTGTGAAGTAATATTTCACCAGTTCACCTCCACAGTCAATATGCTAAATAATATGACTTTTCTCTTGTCTGGCCCCAAGACTCTTCCGTACACTGGGTCGATAACTCAGCCAAAACATGGCAGGTTCATGGAATATTCATGTGATTATTAAGTTTCCCGAGATAATGCCACTCagaatcaacacacacatttccttcaGGAGATGCTTTTCTAAGTTTTTTTACTAACTCTTCGTTGCGGTCAGTTTTAAATACAGgttatttctttctttgacgAGAGAACTTCAGACATTCCATCCAGAACAGAATTTTCACAGAACCAACTTCTAAAGTTGAACACGAAGATGCTGGCAAAGTATTTCCCCCTCTCACCCTACACATCCTTAACCGGAGGGATATCGCAGCATTTTacaacgtttttttttgggacaaaacTACAAACAACACAATATCATTCAGTACCATCTGTTGCATGTGCTTGCTAAGACGCCCATTggcagaggacagaggcagaTTTTCCACGATGCATCCATGGGCTATTCAAAAATGTCACACCCATGTGCGTTTTTTGTCAGTGGGGCGTTGCAGCTGTCCAGATTCCTGAGGGGTCGGGGGGTTAAATAATAGTTCCTCAGTCTGGCCTCCTTTCCAGAAAATACTGTAGTTTCTCCTACCAGAGCTCTACGTTAGAGCGGTTAGTGAGCTAGTTGCAGTTATTGAGTGTCGGAATTGCTCGGGATCACCGTCACGCTTGGTCATGAGCAGCACGGATACTGTGGAGTCGCGCAGGTGAGGGCAAACCTGACGCTGTCGCCCTGGCGTCTCCAGGGAAGGGCCCATCTTGAGCTTTTTATGGCCCTCGTCTGCAGGGGATTTGAGGGGGGGGATTAGTGCTACTAAAAGAACAGTAGGACAGAGGGAGGCCAGAGTGTCGGCAGTACAAACCCggccccatctctctctcatctaTGTTTACCTCCCCTCCCACATTCTTCCTATCCCACATAGAGAGTCCAGACCCCGCCGGTGTTATCCAGGTAACACTGGGAAAACAAGCTGCCTTCTTCCTCTTACAAAGTCATctgtctgtgattggctgcccCTGTCCACTTGGATTTTCCCCAGTTCGTCGACCCGGCTCGGCCGAGGGGGAAAACAACCCAGGAGTCGCGCTCGCGAGCTCCCGGTGGATCGCATTCCAGCTGCTCGTGTTGTTATTCCGCCTTTCACCCTCAGCTCCGAATACCAGGCCcctggaagagaaaaacaatcagttggggattaaaataaaacccttGAGTTCTGACACGACTGCACGGTGAAACAGATACGGAGCATtaggacaacacacacacacacacgcacgcacacacacacacgcacattcaacAGGATTTATAATGCACAGGGCCTCCATCAACAGCTCTATCACTGTCAAAAATCAGGGCGGAGGCAGCGAGACAAGGGGCACCCACTGCCTCCGCCCTGCGTCAGGCCCCGAGCTGTCGGCCTGCAGGCGGCCCGGCGCTGAAGGGCCTCGCTTGTGCGAGCTGGTGGTGACAGGCTGGTGGTAGCCCTGGGAGCTCTGTGCTTGTCATACACAGCCGTATACAATGATCCCCTTCTGGACAGCAGAGCCTGAGGCCCGGTTGCactgccagccccccccccccccccctcgacccCCAGGCTATCCATGAGAGGACCAAGCATTgccagggagaaaacactgacgcTTCTATGAAACAGCAGATGAGGCCGCTCATTAAAGGAGGGAGGAGTATTTCTGACCGTCTCGTATTTGAGTCCTTTGAGAAAACCAAATAGATTTGATTCGGTTAGTCGTAGTATAAGAGCGGGTTAAatctgacaggaaatgttaaaaaGGAGAGCACTGTGTGAAAGGAACAACCACAACACTGTGACATAAATAGGTTAAGTTTCTCACGAAGCTGTTATCTGCGACACAAGTCCTTTATCATCTGAACCTCACAGTGGACAGATaatatgagggggggggggtctgtaaAATAGAGAATAAGGGCAGAAAGAACTGTGCAGTCAACAGGTGGACTCGATCGTTTTTTAGATAGTTAAATAAAAAGCTCCTCACATGCTCTGGAGGATTCACAGTTTCCACATCACACATGTGTAAGTCGCATGTTGGTCAGGAAACAATGTGTGTACATTAACATCTAAAAGATAAAGAACAAATTCCCCCGGCAGATGAAATTGAAAACAGCCTTCCAGTCCAACGCTTGCACGTACAGTGAAGGTTGAACATCCAAGTGGCGCcgcaaaaaggaaaacacatttttgagtcAGTGGAAAACTGATGGACTCAAACCGATTCGTAAATTCTACGAATAACCGCGTCAAAGGGGTATGAATGCGAGACGGCTGATCGCCGTATGGTTGgctctgtttttcattttgactccTTCAgatgaaggtcagaggtcgtggatctgcagaacagcagcagcggcggcccTGGAGCCTGTAGGAGGGTTTCTGTTAAACCACCAACTTCCTGTACTGACAGGAGTGATGGTGATGTACAATGGAGACGAGTCACGCACACGGGACACTGCTCGGCTTTGTTTCACTGTCAACCTGCGGATCTGAAGATCTGAGCGTACCTTTATCCCGTCCATTCCTCGAGCCACGGCCTCATGTAGCCTTGTCCGAGTTGTTCTTCTCGTACCCCAGCTGCCTCATCACTTCACTGCAGTAGGCCTCCACCTGGTTGATCTGCTCCACGTTGAGCCGCTCCCTCCAGGCGTAGATGGCCTCTTTGGCGTCCCTGGACGAGATCAGGAAGGGCTTGTCCGAGGAATACCCCTGGCCGTGGGTCATGTTGAGCGCGAACCTCTCCAGGGCAGGGAAGCTGGAGAGGTTGGAGAAGCGGTAgagcctctgcagctcctccatggGGTGCAGCACCAGGTCCTCGTAGCGCAGGCGGAGGTAGCTCCTCCTCACCCAGGGCGGCGCGTTCATCACCAGCATCATGTCGCTGAACCAGTTGTCACAGATGAGCTCCATGGCGCTGGAGACGTAGCTCTCGGCCCGGTTGACGCGGCCGCTGGGCGCCAGCAGCCGCTTGTACTTGTCGGCCTGCTTCTTGCTCCGGAGCACCTGGATGCTCTCCTTCACCAGCGCCTGCTTGGACTTGAGGCGCGAGTTGTGCACGGCCCGCGGGTCCCTGAAGAGCTGCACGATCTGGAGGTTGATCGCCGGGTCCTTCATCAGGGGCACCAGGGTGCTCAGGTCCAGGACGCGCACCCCTTTGATCACCATCACCGGGTACTTCTTGCActccctctccagctccctGATGTCCCTCCTTTGGCACTTGGCGCACTGGTCCTCTTTCACCAGGCCCACTTCGTGGCGCTTGTGCGCGTCGCACAGCGGCTCCGAGCATATCACCTTGTTCATCTTCCAGCCGAAGATGAACGAGGTGGTGATGTTCTGCGTGCCGGCGTACAGCTTGAGGACGGAGAAGTCGCAGCGGTACAGGGCGCTCATCATGTCGCGCACTGCGCCCTGGAGGCTGCCGGCGTCGCCCGGGTACAGAGCCTGCCAAATGTGCCACATCGGCTCGTAGAGGTAGAAGACGTCGGGGTGCTGGTTGAACAACTCCCCCAGGAACGAGGAGCCCGTCCTCCAGGTGGCGTGCAGGTAGATGTGCACGCGGGACCGGGAGCTCCGGTTGGCGGCGTACTCCATCGCCTCGCTGCCGTTGAGCCTGTTACCGTCCTCCCACAGCAGCGCCACCGTGTGCTCCAAATCTGGGCaccggtgctgctgctgcggcggtcCGCGCTTCGCGTGGACAGATTTGTCCCGGTAATCCAACACGTACGGGATAAACAAAAGTAGCCCCGAGTATGCCAGTATCAAAATCAAGTATTTCTTGTGGAGCCTTCTCTTCATTTCCCCTTCCGATGAGGCGGCCACAGCTCCTTCTCCGAGAGGTCAGCCCGGCGCTCCGTGCGGCACCGAGGTCTCCACCGTGAAGTTATGTGAACGTGTGAGAGAAGGGtcgagtgtgtgagtgtgagcgtgtgtgtgtttgtgtgtgtgtgtgtgtgtgtgtgagggattaGCCACGCCCCCTTAAAGACGAAATAACCAGATtatttgtttccttcctgttcACACATACGTAGTGTTTTAAAGCTTCTCGGTCGGCAGCAGTGGTCAGTGTGGCAACAGCATGGTCACAATTTATATGAAGCATTTCCACAGTTTCTGTAAAGCTGCGCGGGACGCGGAACGAGTCCGTGCACCGTTAATTTCGGGAAAACCTGAGAGCCTCGAAGCGAAGAGGTTCCAACAGCTGTCACCTTCGGTAACCTAAGTGGCGCGCAAAGACTCatgggttttattttgaaaacgcCCTACTCCCGTTGAATAGTGGATGAGCTCTGTACATACAGTCTGTGGGTAGGAGTCGGGAATGGTTGAGTTTCGCTAGGAATGTTGACCCTTTCGCTCCGCACGTTGACACTTTTAAACTCGAGCTTTCAGATAAAGCTTCAAGCCCATCAACAGCTTTTAGAGTCGCGCATGCGCACACGCCCTCTGTTTGTTGTCGGAGGCAAGCGCTGCGCGGTACCTGGAGACGAATCAATGGAGGCTCGGCGGAATCTGCCCTTTTCACCTGATGGCacatctaacacacacacgacgtGTTAGTGCTAGGCGACCCTTAGCCCCCGCGACATCTGCCGGGTCCGGCTTCGAGCCTGGCGGATAGCTAGCTGCCAACACACCAGCAGGTGCTTGTAGCGCCAAGCTAACCGCAGCAGCACCGTTGACGGCGCCATGGCGCACTGGAGCACCTTCGacaaggagacggagagagagaccaagAGGTTGATACGATGCATGAGCGGCgtcgaggacgaggaggaccaGAACTTCCAGCTGGCACTGAAATTCGCCTGGTCGAACTTCCGGTGAGTTAGCCAACTGGCCGAGCGGGGACGGGCGCTAGCTTGTTGGGCTGCTAACGTGTGGCCAAACATTAGTCACAGACAGACTCGTGTGTCGACAATAAAGTGTCGTTTGTTGACAGGTTTCATCGCTACCTGGACGTGAACAGCCACAAAGTCCAACGCAGCATCAGTGGGTGAGTGCTATCAACAGGGGCGGACCCATGTGCCTCGGTTCCCATGGCATTCACCATTGCTTTATGATGATGCTGTGTGAATTTCATTATTGAACATGCTTGATTCACCGTGCCACATACTCACAGTGTGGCAATATGATTTATTGTTATACTTTATGTAGAAATATGCAACTAATATCTCAAAGGCTTTGGGGGGGGGCGCATGCACTACTTCCTGTCTTGACCAACTGTCATGTCAAACACTTTCCATGGTGCATattctgaaaaatgaatttgagtTTAGCCAGCGCTTACTGGTCAATTTGGCCTGGCACCGATCAAATCCAGCAATGGGCCAATAGCTCTAACATATAgtagtgtattttttttactgcttagCATGTGGTATGTGATACATATTATTAGAAATCTTCTCATGTTTCATGTCCATGCCTTTCCTGTAACAATGCTGCTTCCAAAAGACGCGTGACACGTGTGCCCATCGACATACAGTTTCCATTTTGCGCATTTATTCATAGCTGATTTTGAGGATTCAATCCCCAAGTGTGATGATTTATTATCATACAGGCACTACGCTAAATCCTAGATACTCAGAACGAATGGCACTTTAACGTTAATCAGCACACTCCCACTGCCACCCACCCACACGACACTGTCCCGCATAATCTGCCATGTTTTCCCAGAATCTACGAAAAGCTCATGGTCCACTCCGACTTGAGTAAAGCAGAAAGCTGGATGAGGCTGACTGAAGACTTCTTGAACTCGCCTTTACCAAATACAGATGGAACAAAGGTATggcatatctttttttaatgacattacGAATTTTATTAATGTGTATAGGTCAATTATCTTACATTTACATCAAGACAAATCAACAAAAATTGCCCATGTTTCCCTTATGGTCAAAACACAACATCCTGACAGATTACACATCCtacagtatgttttttgtttgtgttttttggcagACTGATGTACACTACAGTGTCCTGTCACTGCTGCTCTTCCTGTCGGGGTCACcctcaaacacaaactttatCGAGAGACCCAGGGTAAAGGAGGCTGGTGAGTTGACCTGTCGAAGATATTTAATCAGGGCCCGACACGTAATGGTGGGAGCTCCTAAACATGCTTGAACAATTTTGCACATGTCCAGTCATGTGAAAAATTATCTATTTTATGGTGTTGTGCATGGGTGTGGTGAAATGATTTGACTTTGCCTCCTAACCGTTACAAAAGATAGATATTATCAAAGATGTAAACACAATGAACAGGATTGTAACATGAATTGGAAATATACAAGTTGAAAATTCTGTTTTTTGCATTCTACAAATAACCAATGGATTTTTTCGCTTTTATATTTGCATTTGGTTCTGATGATGATATTGTGAACTCAGTGCAATATGCTTGTTGTTCGACATGACTCCTGACTGGAAAGATGTGACAAAGAAGAAATCTATATTTATGGATTCGGAGCGTAGACAATCACGTGAGGATTTCCATCAGTTTTGGATCCTGTCAGGAGACAAACAGCTGTCCTGTCGTTTCTATGGTTACGTGGGTCTGCCTCAGTGCAACTATGATGTTGCATCGctttaaatgttgctgctgtatTGAATTGTGAGACggtattttcttcttccctttcatAATGGATAGTCCATGTTTCCTACGCTGAAGGAGAtaagaaaggaagcattgaaacTCCTTTCCTTATCATTTAGAGAATttgaacagctctcatcatgaCTGCCGCTGAAATACTCCTGGGTCTTTTCACTCAGTTAGGAACTTTCCTAAGCAAAATAGATTGTTTGACCGCAGCTTTCACGTTTTCATCACATGACAATATTCAGTTTTAGTCACAGCACCACCATGTGGCAACAGGGAATGactgcttttactttttaacGTCCTCCCCTAGCAGGTTCACCATATTATACTAAAATTTGAggaatctctgtctctcttgaagTTGCTCACATGtctcgagaaccgttcatcttaTCTGCGTCACACTTGGCATATCATGTGTGTTGTTAAGAGCCAGAGGAAGTTCAGTTTGGAATGTGATGCGATTTGGACATGCACCATGTCCTCTtggtaaatgaaaaatgaacgcatttgagtattagtctggctacgccggGCTAGAATAGTGTGCTCCTTCGTGCAGAATCCAGAGGTCATGAATTGAGTGTTTCCGTGgtaacaacaacacagcatgtGCAACGCCCCCAACACGCACAAAGTTGCAAGGACCCTTTAATTCTGCTTGCAGCTTTAGTTTCACCtgtaaatctttaaaattgTTTCAAAACGCCACATGTCCATGTTGATCGTGGTCTTTTGCAACTTGTCCGTCCAGAACCAGAGGACACCTTTGACTGGGGCAAATATCTGATGGAGGGCGAAGACATAGACATTGGAC contains:
- the chst7 gene encoding carbohydrate sulfotransferase 7: MKRRLHKKYLILILAYSGLLLFIPYVLDYRDKSVHAKRGPPQQQHRCPDLEHTVALLWEDGNRLNGSEAMEYAANRSSRSRVHIYLHATWRTGSSFLGELFNQHPDVFYLYEPMWHIWQALYPGDAGSLQGAVRDMMSALYRCDFSVLKLYAGTQNITTSFIFGWKMNKVICSEPLCDAHKRHEVGLVKEDQCAKCQRRDIRELERECKKYPVMVIKGVRVLDLSTLVPLMKDPAINLQIVQLFRDPRAVHNSRLKSKQALVKESIQVLRSKKQADKYKRLLAPSGRVNRAESYVSSAMELICDNWFSDMMLVMNAPPWVRRSYLRLRYEDLVLHPMEELQRLYRFSNLSSFPALERFALNMTHGQGYSSDKPFLISSRDAKEAIYAWRERLNVEQINQVEAYCSEVMRQLGYEKNNSDKAT